A single genomic interval of Pyrus communis chromosome 7, drPyrComm1.1, whole genome shotgun sequence harbors:
- the LOC137740633 gene encoding uncharacterized protein, with product MDFDLALRDNEPAKPTEDTTTEKKNEYEKWIKVNRMALLFKESEKAEIGTLMNTLITTKYLGGGVREHILLMVDAAAKLNALNIKIDDVHLALNSLPPEYSQLKSTYIAQKEKWDLNECIAICVHEEQNIRQDKGKKQVNVVESVNPPNGKNNLPQKNNKRSAGRGYISNKVLNKDEVSVFVGNEARVVVE from the exons ATGGATTTCGATCTAGCTTTAAGAGATAATGAACCAGCCAAGCCTACTGAAGATACAActacagaaaagaaaaatgagtaTGAGAAGTGGATTAAGGTTAATAGAATGGCGTTGTTG TTCAAGGAATCTGAGAAGGCAGAAATTGGAACACTCATGAACACTCTTATAACCACTAAATACCTTGGTGGTGGTGTGAGAGAGCACATTCTCTTAATGGTTGATGCAGCTGCAAAGCTCAATGCACTTAACATCAAAATAGATGACGTGCATCTTGCTCTCAATTCCTTACCTCCCGAGTACTCTCAGTTGAAGAGTACTTATATAGCTCAGAAAGAAAAATGGGACCTGAACGAGTGTATTGCTATCTGTGTGCATGAAGAGCAAAATATTCGACAAGATAAGGGAAAGAAACAAGTCAATGTAGTGGAAAGTGTCAATCCTCCCAATGGGAAAAATAACCTTCCacagaaaaacaacaaaaggtcTGCAGGAAGG GGGTACATTAGTAATAAGGTGCTAAACAAGGATGAGGTGTCAGTGTTTGTGGGCAATGAAGCTAGAGTTGTTGTGGAGTAG